The Corylus avellana chromosome ca8, CavTom2PMs-1.0 genome has a segment encoding these proteins:
- the LOC132190359 gene encoding uncharacterized protein LOC132190359 isoform X2, with amino-acid sequence MPPPVKPTIQNHRTSPARNPADLLPPQRPASPTIAHHPKIGKSPALVLGGLSVSPNPQNSSLHPLPPSSAGHDQAVPSTTTNFRRTPAISTSRGLLASTHRTTPTLEDYRGRSPVRERDRDRRRDRDRYRQFRN; translated from the exons ATGCCACCACCGGTTAAGCCGACCATCCAAAACCATCGAACGTCACCAGCTCGAAATCCGGCCGACCTCCTCCCGCCACAACGACCGGCGTCGCCCACCATCGCCCACCATCCAAAAATCGGCAAGTCACCAGCTCTAGTTTTAGGAg GTTTGTCTGTTTCTCCAAACCCCCAAAACTCTTCCCTCCACCCTCTTCCACCCAGCAGCGCGGGCCACGACCAAGCAGTGCCTTCGACCACCACCAATTTCCGCCGAACGCCAGCCATCTCAACCTCACGCGGTTTGCTCGCCTCCACCCACCGAACGACGCCCACACTagag GATTACCGTGGACGAAGCCCTGTTAGGGAAAGAGATAGGGATAGAAGACGCGATCGTGACAGATACAG
- the LOC132190359 gene encoding uncharacterized protein LOC132190359 isoform X1 has translation MPPPVKPTIQNHRTSPARNPADLLPPQRPASPTIAHHPKIGKSPALVLGGLSVSPNPQNSSLHPLPPSSAGHDQAVPSTTTNFRRTPAISTSRGLLASTHRTTPTLEQDYRGRSPVRERDRDRRRDRDRYRQFRN, from the exons ATGCCACCACCGGTTAAGCCGACCATCCAAAACCATCGAACGTCACCAGCTCGAAATCCGGCCGACCTCCTCCCGCCACAACGACCGGCGTCGCCCACCATCGCCCACCATCCAAAAATCGGCAAGTCACCAGCTCTAGTTTTAGGAg GTTTGTCTGTTTCTCCAAACCCCCAAAACTCTTCCCTCCACCCTCTTCCACCCAGCAGCGCGGGCCACGACCAAGCAGTGCCTTCGACCACCACCAATTTCCGCCGAACGCCAGCCATCTCAACCTCACGCGGTTTGCTCGCCTCCACCCACCGAACGACGCCCACACTagag CAGGATTACCGTGGACGAAGCCCTGTTAGGGAAAGAGATAGGGATAGAAGACGCGATCGTGACAGATACAG